A stretch of the Acidilobus sp. 7A genome encodes the following:
- a CDS encoding 5-formyltetrahydrofolate cyclo-ligase, with product MLRQRIWDLMERTNVASFPRPVHGRIPNFVGARRAAERLASTEEFARARVVKVNPDSPQRPVRELALRAGKLVLVPTPRLRGQFYLLDPSIVDPEYASSISGFTRVGERVDVESAPNIDLVVVGSVAVSPSGFRVGKGEGYSELEYAMLREMGKIGDSTPVATTVHDVQVVSEVPHIPYDVPVDIIATPTRLIRVSPRQQKPQGLLMEYLSDKKVQETPYLMAYLQRTGRWPRT from the coding sequence ATGCTCAGGCAGAGAATATGGGACCTCATGGAGAGGACCAACGTGGCCTCGTTTCCAAGACCTGTCCACGGCAGGATACCAAACTTCGTAGGCGCCAGGAGGGCCGCGGAGCGCCTTGCGTCCACAGAGGAGTTCGCGAGGGCCAGGGTCGTCAAGGTTAACCCAGACTCCCCTCAGAGGCCTGTCAGGGAGCTGGCCCTGAGGGCCGGCAAGCTAGTGCTCGTGCCCACGCCGAGGCTCAGGGGCCAGTTCTACCTTCTTGACCCATCCATAGTGGACCCAGAGTACGCTTCCTCAATAAGCGGCTTCACCAGGGTAGGCGAGAGGGTAGATGTGGAGTCCGCGCCTAACATAGACCTCGTGGTCGTCGGCTCTGTGGCCGTCTCGCCCAGCGGCTTCAGGGTGGGCAAGGGCGAGGGCTACAGCGAGCTCGAGTACGCAATGCTGAGGGAGATGGGGAAGATAGGTGACTCCACGCCCGTGGCCACGACAGTGCACGACGTCCAGGTGGTCAGCGAGGTCCCCCATATACCCTACGACGTGCCAGTAGATATAATTGCTACGCCCACGAGGCTGATAAGGGTCTCACCCAGGCAGCAAAAGCCTCAAGGGCTGCTCATGGAGTACCTCAGCGACAAAAAGGTGCAGGAGACCCCCTACCTCATGGCCTACCTCCAGAGGACAGGAAGGTGGCCAAGGACATAG
- a CDS encoding ABC transporter ATP-binding protein has product MRLRTAETLSLAARFYRRYLWNWDVTAGFLAALVAFALRAYASGSLIPLSITDIVNYLEQGNGHGLRRAILMLAASAVIFSSTEWLFRPFWASIARGIANIKARLISGAPRGQDPSDLVGRLASDVDFVMWNVGGMYTTFVPNLLTALVATATVWQFSEPMGVVTVATLPLSLLILEPYLAGVERARTVERRYYSELVHRLEERLRGTASDEDFVRSVRMWEKGMVGQVHYDRFYWSLSLLYGYALPAALAVMGVSEVRAGRLSIGALAAPSTPSSTSSRPWSTPCGACACWARAWCP; this is encoded by the coding sequence TTGAGGCTCAGGACCGCCGAGACGCTGTCGCTCGCCGCCAGGTTCTACAGGAGGTACCTCTGGAACTGGGACGTCACGGCTGGCTTCCTGGCCGCCCTGGTGGCGTTCGCCCTCAGGGCATACGCCTCGGGCTCGCTGATACCGCTCTCAATAACTGACATAGTGAATTACCTCGAGCAGGGCAATGGCCACGGGCTGAGGAGGGCCATACTCATGCTAGCGGCCTCTGCTGTCATATTTAGCTCAACGGAGTGGCTCTTCAGGCCCTTCTGGGCCTCAATAGCGAGGGGCATAGCTAACATAAAGGCCAGGCTCATATCAGGCGCGCCCAGGGGCCAGGACCCCTCCGACCTCGTGGGCAGGCTGGCCAGTGACGTTGACTTCGTCATGTGGAACGTAGGGGGAATGTACACCACCTTCGTGCCCAACCTGCTCACGGCCCTAGTGGCGACTGCCACGGTCTGGCAGTTCTCCGAGCCCATGGGCGTGGTCACCGTGGCAACCCTCCCGCTCTCCCTGCTCATACTTGAGCCCTACCTGGCTGGAGTTGAGAGGGCCAGGACTGTTGAGAGGAGGTACTACAGCGAGCTGGTGCACAGGCTAGAGGAGAGGCTGAGGGGCACGGCATCAGACGAGGACTTCGTCAGGTCAGTCAGGATGTGGGAGAAGGGCATGGTAGGGCAGGTCCACTACGACAGGTTCTACTGGTCCCTCTCCCTGCTCTACGGCTACGCCCTCCCCGCCGCCCTGGCGGTTATGGGCGTCAGCGAGGTGAGGGCTGGGAGGCTCTCAATAGGCGCCCTGGCGGCGCCCTCTACGCCCTCTTCAACGTCTTCCCGCCCCTGGTCAACGCCCTGTGGGGCCTGTGCGTGTTGGGCCAGAGCGTGGTGCCCATGA
- a CDS encoding MMPL family transporter, producing MRRTPYAVIVIVLVIALVMVPFAARINKAVNTSETSLLPKNVESIEVMNIVDSSTNASRQTNVIYIISGVPVNATTFYRLNSTLVNVLDKHNASNAISWIGVLNSAYYVILNRSGYMLNSSLELANGIKGMWEGVENLSAKLSGLQGGIFRLSQLLRNADYVYSNYYAMGSNLSVTMAGARQQLTELGNATAGLSNYYAALYFNVMRTEFLLQNATSAYETHNLTPADIEVVIEGSPQIDNISSPTPQLVEFVYYSVLRSGGPGSFDNVLASNLTYELLSRELNGTSSMTALLNLYRAAFNNVSSRYPDLIYVLYRSPGIQGQYQLLGYVVNISRGAAELTFVDAVRGQVTSQRELELLLPVAYAYASSGFNSSALVAAMYNVTAEALASYRVPEPVAENLSYYIVSGSLSREVAAVDAVKTLLLYAPEGALANYSQVLRGLPEVLLEYDPSADGSLYSNSTYANVVASGVLGSALNVTDRQVLLELAENRSPTSVAVQVINGTLNSTVARELLNEVAMHEPIDNYSQLLSLMPSMLSDLLGRYGLPSNLTGLVVNSTMNVLTGTSSYSTQLSYVSGRLLNDSINNITDKVVGTLVQNNREGFLIMVPNNLSYAEVKGLEGDLSSALAALGYSDAKVMATGDQVLNYELSNSSMRSISESDTISTVLILVILAIVLESLVAVLLPFTGIGLGLVIALGTAYLLARGDVITLNSISRTIMYEAGLGLGVDYSTLISRRFREEFQRLRDSRAAAEAALRRSWRAVLSGGLTAAIGFGAMSIAHNFPFLASLGEAIPIAILITMTVSLTVIPALLAMVGGSRVVWWPSRLVKANGNSSRPAGRRYEGLVRRGAVALAIVVVLLVPAAYVYATFRGSYDFTLMMPQSAQGVTALHYITNNYKAGLMYPDYVVAPNVTTLEQINQSISRLSCVASTQLLNSSKPILEVTLSVYPLGRQAIACTEAIRGAAKSVSPQAMVGGMPAINLDLKNLVYHDFYDLVYPIAIVLMFVVLAAFYESIPMALTALASVVFSAIFGTALTVTAYEAMGITLPWYLPIVVFTAILGVGMDYNSFMVNRMREECERSCSREAVLNAMGSTSVLVVGLSVIMTGAFSGLLAFSAPGFRGMGLALMFGVLLAGLMASLIFTPLVVALMGRYAWWPKRMRSSGQ from the coding sequence GTGAGGAGGACGCCATACGCGGTAATAGTGATAGTGCTCGTAATTGCCCTAGTTATGGTACCCTTCGCCGCCAGGATAAACAAGGCCGTGAACACGAGCGAGACCAGCCTGCTGCCTAAGAACGTGGAGAGCATAGAGGTCATGAACATAGTCGACAGCTCCACGAACGCCAGCAGGCAGACGAACGTCATATATATAATATCGGGGGTCCCCGTGAACGCCACGACCTTCTACAGGCTCAACTCGACGCTTGTGAACGTCCTTGACAAGCACAACGCCTCTAACGCCATCTCCTGGATCGGCGTGCTGAACTCGGCCTACTACGTTATACTCAACAGGTCAGGGTACATGCTCAACTCAAGCCTGGAGCTGGCGAACGGCATAAAGGGGATGTGGGAGGGCGTCGAGAACCTCTCAGCTAAGCTTAGCGGCCTGCAGGGGGGCATATTCAGGCTCTCGCAGCTGCTGAGGAACGCCGACTACGTGTACTCTAATTACTACGCGATGGGCAGCAACCTTTCTGTTACCATGGCGGGGGCCAGGCAGCAGCTCACGGAGCTTGGCAACGCCACTGCCGGCCTCTCTAACTACTACGCCGCGCTCTACTTCAACGTCATGAGGACGGAGTTCCTCCTCCAGAACGCCACGAGCGCCTACGAGACCCATAACCTGACCCCAGCTGACATTGAGGTAGTGATAGAGGGCTCGCCGCAGATAGACAACATAAGCTCCCCGACCCCCCAACTTGTCGAGTTCGTGTACTACAGCGTCCTCAGGAGCGGCGGGCCGGGAAGCTTTGACAACGTGCTGGCCTCTAACTTGACCTACGAGCTGCTCTCAAGGGAGCTCAACGGCACCAGCTCGATGACGGCCCTGCTTAACCTCTACCGCGCGGCCTTCAACAACGTGAGCTCCAGGTACCCCGACCTGATCTATGTCCTCTACAGGAGCCCCGGCATACAGGGCCAGTACCAGCTGCTTGGCTACGTTGTCAACATCTCCAGGGGGGCGGCTGAGCTGACCTTTGTGGACGCAGTGAGGGGCCAGGTCACGAGCCAGAGGGAGCTTGAGCTGCTGCTGCCGGTGGCATACGCCTACGCGAGTAGCGGCTTCAACTCCTCAGCGCTGGTCGCCGCCATGTATAACGTCACGGCTGAGGCGCTGGCATCGTACAGGGTCCCGGAGCCTGTGGCAGAGAACCTGTCCTACTACATAGTGAGCGGCAGCCTCAGCAGGGAGGTCGCAGCGGTCGACGCTGTGAAGACCCTGCTCCTCTACGCGCCAGAGGGCGCGCTGGCCAACTACTCGCAGGTCCTGAGGGGCCTGCCTGAAGTGCTGTTGGAGTACGACCCCAGCGCGGACGGCTCCCTCTACAGCAACTCCACCTACGCCAACGTTGTAGCGTCAGGCGTCCTCGGCTCTGCCCTGAACGTGACTGACAGGCAGGTGCTGCTGGAGCTCGCTGAGAACCGCAGCCCCACCTCCGTCGCAGTCCAGGTCATAAATGGGACCCTGAACTCAACCGTCGCGAGGGAGCTCCTTAATGAGGTGGCAATGCATGAGCCGATAGACAACTACAGCCAGCTGCTGTCCCTCATGCCTTCAATGCTCTCAGACCTGCTGGGCAGGTACGGGCTGCCCTCAAACCTGACGGGGCTGGTGGTCAACTCCACCATGAATGTGCTCACAGGTACCTCAAGCTACTCGACTCAGCTTAGCTACGTCAGCGGGAGGCTGCTCAACGACTCCATCAATAACATAACTGACAAGGTCGTCGGGACGCTGGTTCAGAACAACAGGGAAGGCTTCCTCATCATGGTGCCAAACAACCTCTCGTACGCTGAGGTGAAAGGCCTCGAGGGGGACCTGTCCAGCGCCCTCGCCGCCCTGGGCTACAGCGACGCCAAGGTTATGGCTACGGGCGACCAGGTGCTTAACTACGAGCTCTCCAACTCCTCAATGAGAAGCATATCGGAGAGCGACACTATAAGCACCGTGCTGATCCTGGTGATACTGGCCATAGTGCTTGAGAGCCTCGTAGCGGTGCTCCTGCCCTTCACAGGCATAGGCCTCGGCCTCGTCATAGCGCTCGGGACGGCCTACCTGCTGGCCAGGGGGGACGTGATAACCCTGAACTCCATAAGCAGGACCATAATGTACGAGGCGGGCCTGGGCCTCGGCGTTGACTACTCAACGCTCATATCAAGGAGGTTCAGGGAGGAGTTCCAGAGGCTCAGGGACTCAAGGGCTGCCGCCGAGGCCGCCCTCAGGAGGAGCTGGAGGGCAGTCCTGAGCGGCGGCCTGACGGCCGCTATAGGCTTCGGGGCCATGTCAATTGCCCACAACTTCCCGTTCCTGGCGAGCCTCGGCGAGGCCATACCCATAGCCATACTTATAACGATGACAGTCAGCCTGACCGTGATCCCAGCCCTCCTTGCAATGGTGGGCGGCAGCAGGGTTGTCTGGTGGCCCTCAAGGCTGGTCAAGGCAAACGGGAACAGCAGCAGGCCGGCGGGCAGGCGCTATGAGGGCCTCGTGAGGCGCGGCGCCGTGGCCCTGGCGATAGTCGTAGTCCTCCTCGTGCCGGCGGCCTACGTCTATGCAACCTTCAGGGGCAGCTACGACTTCACCCTTATGATGCCGCAGAGCGCGCAGGGCGTCACAGCGCTTCACTACATCACGAACAACTACAAGGCCGGCCTCATGTACCCTGACTACGTTGTAGCTCCAAACGTGACAACCCTTGAGCAGATAAATCAGTCAATATCAAGGTTGAGCTGCGTCGCCTCAACACAGCTGCTTAACAGCTCAAAGCCTATACTCGAGGTGACACTCTCGGTCTACCCGCTGGGCAGGCAGGCCATAGCGTGCACGGAGGCCATAAGGGGCGCCGCCAAGAGCGTCTCGCCCCAGGCCATGGTGGGCGGCATGCCAGCCATCAACCTTGACCTGAAAAACCTGGTCTACCACGACTTCTACGACCTTGTCTACCCAATAGCCATAGTCCTCATGTTCGTCGTGCTGGCGGCCTTCTACGAGAGCATACCGATGGCCTTAACGGCGCTGGCGAGCGTCGTGTTCTCGGCAATATTTGGGACAGCGCTGACCGTTACAGCCTATGAGGCCATGGGCATAACCCTGCCCTGGTACCTGCCCATAGTGGTGTTCACGGCAATCCTTGGCGTTGGCATGGACTACAACAGCTTCATGGTAAACAGGATGAGGGAGGAGTGCGAGAGGAGCTGCAGCAGGGAGGCGGTGCTCAACGCCATGGGCAGCACGAGCGTGCTCGTGGTGGGCCTGTCTGTAATAATGACAGGCGCCTTCTCAGGCCTGCTGGCCTTCTCGGCCCCAGGCTTCAGGGGGATGGGGCTGGCGCTGATGTTCGGCGTCCTGCTGGCGGGCCTAATGGCCTCCCTGATATTCACGCCGCTTGTGGTTGCACTGATGGGCAGGTACGCCTGGTGGCCCAAGAGGATGAGGAGCAGCGGCCAGTGA